The region CGCATTGAAGTTCCTACTTTTCTATAACCTTTTATATGTATTCACATTCTACACCTGATTTTTAACACCCCCTCCTTCAATATGTGTATGGTACCCAAGCTCTTGATGGAAAAGTTGATGGCTGTTTGGTTATATTTGCAACTTTCAAGCAGGTTGCTCCATCTTAGAACTTTATATTTTGGTTTGCATGAAGAGATTGGAAGTTAAAGAGCAAAGTTTATGCAACTTCAATGCTGTAATGAAAGGTaatttttgttatgtttttctCATTCTTATTACATTATATTCCTGAACGTGGCTACCATATTTTGCAGAGTATAAAAGTGTACATGATTCCTTCAAGACTGCTGATTATTATGCACGGAATGTCTGCTTAAGGGTGTGTGCACCTGCTTTGATGATTTATTTAAGCTAGATGTGTTTATGGAATGTTTCCTATGATTTGTCACCAACTCCAAGCTTATTTGGTACTATTTTTTACTTTGCATATGCAGGCATTTGAACATCTTATACATCGTGAATTAATATGTTACACAGACAATAGAGGGCAGAGTTTGTCTGCTGAATTTCGTCCTGCAAAGCTTTTAATTTCACCCCCTGAACTACATCAGGGACTAAAAGCGTATCCTTCATGCCCTGTAAGTAAATTGACACAATAAGCATAcctgtattttatttttgtgtcaCAGTAAGAAATAAGAATCGCATGGAACTCGTTGAAAGCATTTTATCGTGTTAAGTGTGTTATTTTCCTTTTCTGTTTTACTATAAATGtaacttctttcaatctttgttGAATGTCAATGATGTCACATCTATGGATGTAGGTAATGGGTTAAGTAATTTGTAACTTTGTATGTTTTGGCAGCCTATCCTTCAAAAGTTAACTGCACCGTGAAGGCTAAGAACCCAAAGGACACACGACTTTTCGCTGCTTTATGTTAGACATTTATATGGTATGGTATGCTCCCAAATTCTGATGCTCAGCCTGTTTGGGAAGGAAGCAGTCGATTTTGTTTTGTCAAACTCTTTCATTTGTTATAGTTTATGTACATGGAAATGAAATTATTGTTTTCCCTTCTTCTGAGTGAACAAGTTGCAATGTTTATTATATCCTAAAATCTAGTTATCCTAATTGTGTGTTTTCATTGTCACTGAAATCATAAACTCATTTCAACCTTTACACTAAATAACCTATGACATTTTCCAAATTTAAACATTCTCTTATCGTTATGTTCACCCTTCCATTCAATTGAATACTGATTTGAAGTTGCGTTAGGGGGAAGTGATAGATGTTTGTGGACAATTAGAATTCGGTAATCCAAATTAGCTCATAAAATGAGACTTTCCACACTTCATTAGCCTCTACTTCATCTATATTTCTTGTCCATTGGAAGACAAGTTAGCTCATAAAATGATATCCCTTGCAGTTTTGACTTTTTTGATGATGGTGATCACTTTCCTAGTGGATAAGAACTACTTAAGAAAGCGTTTGAATGATCATTATgccaacaaacaaaaaatatattgcTCATTATTTTACAGAAAAATTATAACAGTATTAAATATTTAACATTTGTTTCTCCTTAGAACAATGTGTAAAGAATGTCGGCCTTTGACCCTTAcaataacaaaaagaaaaattgtaaAGCATGTCACGGATGACATCAACAGAGATCCTTGGCTGAGCATTTCGTAGCTGAATAAGTTGATAAGAGGAAGGAAAACCTCTACCAATTCGATTTTTCTCCTAGTTAATATCAGAATTTCCAACCTTTGTAACAAACAAAAAGCAGAAATTCTAACATAGTTTAGATTCCTCCACGCAACAAGAATCTTGAATTTCCAAATAGGAACTTCCAGCACTATTATAACTTCTCTTATCGGAAGTTTGCTTCCTTGCAGCCTCAACCAATAGGAGCCATAGCAATTACTGTTGATATTCTCTGTAATAATGGACAAAGTAACTGACTACACGGacaaaagtattatttgttggTACGAAAATTATTTGTAACGTTTGTATGAATGGAATATGGAATGGCACTTCTGTTGAAACTTTGAGATATTACATTTGTATGTATACATCTGTTTTTTATATccatttaattcattttttaagcAATATGTTATTTTACACTTTTCAAACAATCTTCCATTTAGAAGAGCTTATTTAAGCTTATAATATAAACGCTTATATAAGTGTTTGGTAGAATTTATGTAAATAGTTTATAACATaattataagttgttttgaactTTATTTCCATAAAATgtttagcttatgaataaaagTTTATACTAATCTATGatatattttcaatttctttcaATAAGTTTCTAAATTTAACTTATCAAAAAAGCACTTATGCAATTACCATAAACACTTAATTAAATTATCCGAATGCACTCGTATATGTAATCTGTAATATATCTGATTTATACAATTAAGAACCTTTGGATAGTACTGTTTGTGATTCCACATGTCTATGTACTCGTTATtaacaaagaaaaactaagCAAGAATGTAATTTAGATTGAGTTTGAATCTATTCTCTTGTCTGATGTCAATTTTTTGAGGAGACGTTTGCAATTTTTCTCGTTTTATAATACCAACTACCTGTCTAATACTAAGCACTATGCCAATTCATAGGAATTGAAtaaatatggaagaagagaCAATTCCAACCTCACTCTTTTAAATTTCGGAATCAATCTCAGTTTTTAAACACCAAAATAGTAACACTAAGCAAGTAAATCAACCAGCACGAGATTGTTTTAGCTTAGCATACATATTGAGTTTGAGTTTCTGTTGAATGTAGTTACGTTAAATATTTAGTAGAGAAAGCTTAGCCGTTCATAAAAGTCATATCCGGCTCGAACAAGATTGACTCAGTGGAGGATACATGTGCATTAAACAAGCAAATAAAACCAAAATAGTAATCAAGTGCTTATGGCAATTGCACAAGTGCTTATTTTGGGTGTATATGATTATGAATCACTTTTGTTTCAGAATCGACATAAACTAAACAAGCTTTTGTTCACTTCATCTTATCGATCAGTTCTAGGGGGTGTCATTTTTCACATGGCACAGCTAAAAGTTGCTTCCGCAGCAAAAACCAATGCCTCTTTGATATGTCAGTTTATTCCAAGGTTCACTTATTTGTCACTCAGTGTTCCAACCCGGCTCTGTTAATGCCGTCTGAAGTTAAACTATAAAGAACATTCATTCCAAACCTCTATCCTCCCACACCAGtgggagagaaagaaaagaaccaaaaaaatagaaaaaagaatgGCTGCTACTTTCACATTTCCATCCTCTGCCTTTGTTGTTAGGTGCTGTGCCATGAGAGAAAACCATGACCAGCATAAGCAACAATTGAACAGCAACAGCATCAGAGTGAATGGGAATAAAGTTGAGACACTTAGCCACAAAGCTGAATCATCAGCAGCTACTACCACTACTACTCTTCTCAGTTTTGCTGAGAGTGGCCAACGCCAGAATATCCCAACAAAGAAGCAGTTGGTTGATCCTCATCGCCAAGGGCTCATTGCTGAAGGTGGAGTTGTTTACAGACAGACTGTTGTTATAAGGTCCTATGAGGTTGGCCCTGATAAAACTGCAACACTTGAGAGcatcctccattttcttcaggTAATTCATTTGACAAGCTtcgttagaaatataatataaaattgttTATATGGTTGTTAGAATTCGGGTTAGACCACCCAACATTACATCAAATACTAGTCCAGGGTGAAGATTACTCTACCCTGTATAAGGAGTTACTTAGCAagtagtcaatgtgagacttcttagCACACCCCTCTCACGCCCAAGGCTTGACGAGCGTGAAGTGACTTGAAATCTGCGGATACCCTATTTATAAGTGGTCTTCAATGAACGGATCCAGCATAAGCTCAGACCCCATCTTAGAAGTTGAGTTAGACCTAGGCCTACCTGAAATTCTAAGATGGTATACTCTTTCCCTTGACACTTGAAGCTTTTGGAATAGGTAATTCATgtcatggtatcagagtcataATAATCAAGTTGTCTAAAGTTCGATTCTTATTGCACAAACTTTTCTAATAAAATACATTCAATTTCAGCACAAAGTAGTGAGTCTGTGCATTGTCTAGGTTTTTATGCATCCTCGCCCAACAACTTCAGTTTTTGAGGTAGTTAGTTCATGAGTCATGTTAGAAATTAATATGAAAGCATCTATGTGTCTTAATTTAACTACTTCATGAGAAGGTCTCATGGGCTTCAGTGTTTTGTTGCTACAGCTTGTAGCTACATAAATGCAATCTCAGAGTGTTTATTACATGCAGGAAACAGCATTAAACCATGTATGGATGTCTGGACTGCTGGGTGATGGTTTTGGGGCAACACATGGAATGATAAGGAACGATCTCATTTGGGTtgtctcaagaatgcaagttCTCATTGATTACTATCCCATCTGGTTAGTATGTCCCTCTCCTTGGTAATTTTCACATAGGTACCCTTGTTTGAAAACagaatcaaattttaaaatttcaccTCATGTCAGACAAATCTTAATTGACAAAATTGTACCATTTCTTGAAGGTTATCCTAGGAATTTTCTCCATATACAAGATCTCTTGTCCTGTACCCTTTTAGCAGAAGAAAACTAATAACAGCTAGCCGCCAGCTATTTAAGTAGAGATATGTTTTAACAATGACATGCATACCATATCATCATCAAAATATGGAATATTTAAATCCATCATGGACCATGGTCGTCACAAACTCTATTAAAATGTGTATACAAAGAAAATGAATACATGATCATAGACAGACTTGTAACGTGTTTGGATTAGCTTCtattttctcagaatcaattctaacacACGAGCTACTCACATTAATCGAGTCTAACTTTGGAATTAATTGTAaaatgatttccaaacatgcagtgCAAATTTGTTGAAGATTCCAGACAATTTTATTGAAATGAAGTTTTAGTTTAACCATCAAGTCTCATCAACCATCATGGTATGACAGAACTATACTAACAAGTAATGCACTTAACATGTATCAGGGGAGAGGTGGTTGAAATTGAAACATGGGTTGGAGCATCAGGCAAGAATGGAATGCGGCGGGACTGGCTGATAAGAAGCCAAGCAACAGGCCAAGTTTTTGCACGTGCAACAAGGTATACATGTCTAGGACAATTTTTCTTACGATTTTGCAATGTCCAATATGAACGGACTTTGATCTCAACCCATAAAAATAGTTTCGTTCACTTTGTCTTAAAGTACTTGATACTATCCGTTTGGACTACTGCCGACGGATATACAAACATAGTCTGTACATGTACTGATTGAGATTAGCCATCAAACAGCACATGGGTGATGATGAACCGGAAAACAAGACGCCTCTCCAAACTGCCAGAAGAGGTGAGGGGTGAACTTGCACCTTGGTTTCTAGAGAAGCAAGCAATAAAAGAGGATACTCCTGAAAAGATTGTCAAGTTGGACAAAGAAGCTAAATACATGAATTCTAATTTGAAGGTAGGCCATTTTATGCATTCAGTTAATTGCAGCTAGCACAAAAAGTGTACACAGTTAATGACTCTGTACTCATGTCCACTTTGCAGGCCAAGAGAAGTGATTTGGACATGAACCAACATGTTAATCATGTGAAGTATGCAAGATGGATGCTGGAGGTACATGACAAAATTGATCTACTCATCATTCTTCATTGGAGTCATGAGCCAACTCCACGCTATAtttgtcatgaaccaactatcacAAAAACTTAAGTTTTTGAGCTTCTGAGTCAATACAGATGAATGGATTTTATATTATAGTTCTAAAATGTTTCCACATCCTAGAGCCAATTGGTCTTGAAGCACAAACTCACTTACCTTATGCTAAAATTCAACCTTTTATTGGAATAATAAGGGAAACAAAAATCAAACTCTGTAACATCTTatagaggctctgatatcaTGTCAGGAACTGTCCTAATTTCCTAAAAACTTAAACTATTGTGTGAAGCCAAATGAATGATTTGTATATTATATATCTGCCAGTATTAACTCTCAACCTCTACTATTGATTGCTTTAACAGACTATCCCAGAGCAAATTCTTGAGAGCCACCAATTATCTGGTATCATACTAGAGTATAGAAGGGAGTGCAAAAGCTCAGATATAGTTCAATCACTATGTGAaccagaagaagatgaaatacTTCATGGTGTGGTGGAACCAGATTACTACACAAGTCTGCTCAATGGGTTGTCCTTGGCATCATCAGATATTATAAATGGTGGTGGGGGAGTCCTGACCTGCCTTGAACAGAGGCCAATAAGGTATACACACTTGTTACAACTCAATGGAGACAATCAAAGAGATGAAATTGTCAGAGGAAGGACAATGTGGAAGAGGAAGTTCACTACAATTCCATTTTCCACCTAGCAATAAGTGTGGAAGTAGTAGCCATTGGGAACTGGGAAGAAACAAAAGAATCAGCTTTTACTACTCTGGTGGTGTTCTTACCAAGAAATTTCTTGGCATAAACATAAACGACATGAAGAAAAATTACAACCAGGAACATTTGGAGATAGAAACCATACAAGTAAAAAAAGTAGCAATACCAATGGAGTGTAACTTACAAATTGCAaacatgtttttaattttaattcatgATACTAGTGTGGAGCGCAATAATTTGTTTGCGAAAAGATGCAATTTTTGTGagattaaatataatataatttataatgaAGTTTCATTCACTTTGACCTAGAAAGAGTGATCCAAATGATAAAGGTTTGTAGTATGCCTTTTGGTTCAAGAGTTTATCTATGAACAAAAATTAGATGCTAGACCTATTAAAGCGGTACGTGAGCTAGGTTCAGAACGTCGTGAGACAGTTCGGTCCATATCCGGTGTGGGCGTTAGAGCATTGAGAGGACCTTTCCCT is a window of Lotus japonicus ecotype B-129 chromosome 5, LjGifu_v1.2 DNA encoding:
- the LOC130718623 gene encoding palmitoyl-acyl carrier protein thioesterase, chloroplastic-like, yielding MAATFTFPSSAFVVRCCAMRENHDQHKQQLNSNSIRVNGNKVETLSHKAESSAATTTTTLLSFAESGQRQNIPTKKQLVDPHRQGLIAEGGVVYRQTVVIRSYEVGPDKTATLESILHFLQETALNHVWMSGLLGDGFGATHGMIRNDLIWVVSRMQVLIDYYPIWGEVVEIETWVGASGKNGMRRDWLIRSQATGQVFARATSTWVMMNRKTRRLSKLPEEVRGELAPWFLEKQAIKEDTPEKIVKLDKEAKYMNSNLKAKRSDLDMNQHVNHVKYARWMLETIPEQILESHQLSGIILEYRRECKSSDIVQSLCEPEEDEILHGVVEPDYYTSLLNGLSLASSDIINGGGGVLTCLEQRPIRYTHLLQLNGDNQRDEIVRGRTMWKRKFTTIPFST